One genomic window of Deltaproteobacteria bacterium includes the following:
- a CDS encoding RHS repeat protein: protein MDNWIFICNNIDDLTSQTDAKGKTITFSYDALNRLIQKVYPSYNITYSYDDPAGPFSTGKLTKSSVSGGMANEDWVLEYDLMQRGKRSLKKVGSSTPVFERTFDSAGRTLSLKYLAGSPSEKTYGYEYDVAGNLLYVKDSATGGHLADYSGFTALGQPAQAVYPKSGNVSIKRTYTYDPVTNRLTTALTQKWEGGTLVDTYKKLEYQYDPIGNPLQVHDNPNSTAPANLVYNYDAIGNITFKTDVGSYAYTYTNKPHAVNSAGNISLQCDANGNMTQRAVFGRDILAVSYNYDNKRDIIQKNGNNFVGFTYDGNGNRVKKSISQAK from the coding sequence ATGGACAATTGGATCTTTATTTGCAATAATATAGACGATCTCACCTCCCAGACCGATGCCAAAGGCAAGACGATCACCTTCAGCTATGATGCCCTGAACCGGCTCATTCAGAAGGTTTACCCCTCCTACAACATAACCTATTCCTATGATGATCCGGCGGGGCCCTTTTCTACGGGGAAGCTGACTAAAAGCTCGGTTTCCGGAGGGATGGCCAATGAGGACTGGGTGCTGGAATACGATCTGATGCAGCGGGGCAAAAGGAGCTTGAAGAAGGTAGGCAGCAGTACGCCGGTCTTCGAGAGGACCTTTGACAGTGCCGGGAGGACGTTGAGCCTAAAATATTTGGCCGGGAGCCCTTCGGAGAAGACCTATGGCTATGAATACGACGTGGCCGGAAATTTGCTCTATGTGAAGGATAGTGCCACTGGAGGCCATCTGGCGGATTATTCGGGTTTTACAGCCCTGGGTCAACCCGCCCAGGCCGTCTATCCCAAATCGGGAAATGTCTCCATCAAGAGGACCTACACCTATGACCCGGTAACAAACCGGCTGACCACTGCCCTTACCCAGAAATGGGAGGGAGGGACCTTGGTCGATACCTACAAAAAACTCGAATACCAGTATGATCCCATTGGAAATCCTCTCCAGGTCCATGACAATCCGAACAGCACCGCTCCGGCCAATCTGGTCTATAACTACGATGCCATCGGCAATATCACCTTCAAGACCGACGTGGGCAGCTACGCCTACACTTACACCAACAAACCCCATGCGGTAAATTCCGCCGGGAATATCAGCCTCCAGTGCGATGCCAACGGGAACATGACCCAACGGGCCGTATTCGGAAGGGATATCCTGGCGGTCAGCTACAACTATGACAACAAGCGGGATATCATCCAGAAGAACGGGAACAATTTTGTCGGGTTCACTTACGATGGAAACGGCAACCGGGTGAAAAAAAGCATTTCTCAGGCAAAATAA
- a CDS encoding FG-GAP repeat protein — MDRLECKISKISLGVMTFILLYISSFFFPFTSQARITTRVSVASDGTQANEDSHFPSISADGRYVAFVSGASNLTPGTIKGTYHIFVHDRLNGQTTQVSVASDGTQGHGVSLNPSISLDGRYVAFDSAAANLVPGDTNNRKDIFVHDRQTGQTTRVSVASDGSQGIDNSYSPSISGDGRFVAFTSTAANLVPGDKNSGSDIFVHDRQTGQTTLVSVASDGTQGNNDSWDPSISGDGRFVAFTSFASNLVPGDTSGRYDIFVHDRQTGQTTLVSVASDGSQANDSSYGSSISADGRYVVFQSSATNFVPANTKNGLDIFVHDRQTGQTTLVSVASDGTQANGYSWSPAISANGRYVVFKSYAANLVPGDTNGQEDIFAYDRQTGKTTRVSVASDGTQANGYSWSPAISANGRYVAFGSHATNLVPGDTNGKMDVFIYDSGLSTDAATNVTPHTATLNGTVNPQGLETTYSFVWGKTTAYGNTTPSISAGSGISNVVVSASLTGLASNTTYHYCLVTNNSMGTTYGSDGIFATPSTNFDFNGNGKADIFWRHVNSGENVIWFMNGTSIDYVRFSGAVGDLNWAVNGFGDFNGDGKTDILWQHAVSGKVFIWLMDGYSIIGLGQPATAGDQNWDIKGVGDFNGDGKADILWRHVSSGEVYVWLMNGTSLTGHGSLGSVATSWEIQGIGDFSGDGKADILWRHAAGMVYLWSMDGLSVIGQGSSANVDDLNWQIHKVGDFNGDGKADVLWRHSSLGTLFIWLMDGTTISGQGSPGTVDPNWAIKGVGDFNGDGKADILWRHNATGEVYIWLINGISLFAGNSPGAVGDTNWTISAP, encoded by the coding sequence ATGGATCGATTGGAATGCAAGATTTCCAAAATATCCCTTGGTGTTATGACCTTTATTCTTTTGTATATTTCAAGTTTTTTCTTTCCTTTTACCTCCCAGGCAAGAATCACCACCCGGGTCTCGGTGGCATCAGATGGGACTCAGGCCAATGAAGATTCTCATTTCCCGTCCATTTCAGCCGATGGACGATATGTGGCTTTTGTATCCGGGGCTTCTAATTTGACACCAGGAACTATCAAAGGCACATATCATATCTTTGTCCATGACCGTCTGAACGGGCAGACCACCCAAGTCTCTGTAGCTTCGGACGGGACCCAGGGGCATGGTGTTTCTCTAAATCCGTCCATTTCACTGGACGGGCGATATGTAGCCTTTGATTCTGCTGCTGCTAATTTGGTGCCCGGAGATACGAACAACCGGAAAGATATTTTTGTCCATGACCGGCAGACCGGGCAGACGACCCGGGTCTCGGTGGCCTCGGATGGGTCTCAGGGGATTGATAATTCTTACAGTCCATCCATATCAGGTGATGGGCGATTTGTGGCTTTTACTTCTACTGCTGCCAATTTGGTGCCTGGAGATAAGAACAGCGGGTCAGATATTTTTGTCCATGATCGGCAAACCGGGCAGACGACCCTGGTCTCGGTGGCCTCGGACGGGACCCAGGGAAACAATGATTCCTGGGACCCATCCATATCAGGCGATGGGCGATTTGTGGCCTTTACGTCTTTTGCCTCCAATTTAGTGCCCGGAGATACGAGCGGCCGATATGATATTTTTGTCCACGACCGGCAGACCGGGCAGACGACCCTGGTCTCGGTGGCCTCGGACGGGTCTCAGGCGAATGATAGTTCTTACGGTTCATCCATTTCAGCCGATGGGCGGTATGTGGTTTTTCAATCTTCAGCTACTAATTTTGTACCAGCAAATACGAAAAATGGACTTGATATTTTTGTCCACGACCGGCAGACCGGGCAGACGACCCTGGTCTCAGTGGCCTCGGACGGGACCCAGGCGAATGGTTATTCTTGGTCTCCAGCCATATCAGCCAATGGAAGGTATGTAGTTTTTAAATCCTATGCTGCTAATTTGGTACCAGGAGATACGAACGGCCAGGAAGATATTTTTGCCTATGACCGGCAGACCGGCAAGACCACCCGGGTCTCGGTGGCCTCGGACGGGACCCAGGCAAATGGTTATTCTTGGTCTCCAGCCATATCAGCTAATGGGCGCTATGTGGCCTTTGGATCACATGCTACCAATTTGGTGCCTGGAGACACAAACGGAAAAATGGATGTCTTCATCTATGATTCGGGCTTATCAACGGATGCAGCCACTAATGTGACTCCCCACACGGCCACTTTAAACGGGACCGTTAACCCCCAGGGGTTGGAAACGACCTATTCTTTTGTCTGGGGGAAAACCACAGCCTATGGGAATACAACACCTTCCATATCCGCCGGCAGTGGCATAAGCAATGTGGTCGTATCAGCCAGTTTAACCGGGCTGGCTTCCAATACCACCTATCATTATTGTTTAGTGACCAATAATAGTATGGGAACCACTTATGGGTCGGATGGAATATTTGCAACCCCTTCCACAAACTTTGATTTTAACGGAAATGGGAAAGCCGATATATTCTGGCGCCATGTCAACTCCGGAGAGAATGTAATCTGGTTCATGAACGGTACTTCCATTGATTATGTTCGATTTTCCGGGGCCGTCGGCGACCTGAACTGGGCTGTCAATGGATTCGGGGATTTCAACGGAGATGGAAAGACCGATATACTCTGGCAGCATGCCGTATCGGGGAAAGTCTTTATCTGGCTCATGGATGGATACTCGATTATCGGCTTAGGTCAACCCGCTACCGCAGGGGACCAGAACTGGGACATCAAAGGAGTCGGAGACTTCAATGGAGACGGGAAAGCGGACATACTCTGGCGGCATGTCAGCAGTGGAGAAGTATATGTCTGGCTGATGAATGGGACCAGCTTAACCGGACATGGCTCTCTGGGGTCGGTCGCAACAAGTTGGGAGATTCAAGGTATTGGCGATTTTAGCGGAGATGGTAAGGCCGATATTCTCTGGAGACATGCTGCCGGAATGGTGTACCTTTGGTCCATGGATGGACTTTCGGTTATCGGCCAGGGATCGTCGGCAAATGTCGATGATTTAAACTGGCAAATTCATAAGGTTGGTGATTTCAACGGAGATGGGAAGGCCGATGTCCTCTGGCGACATTCCTCTTTAGGCACTCTATTTATCTGGTTGATGGATGGAACAACAATTTCGGGGCAAGGGTCACCGGGTACTGTTGACCCGAACTGGGCAATTAAGGGAGTCGGAGATTTTAATGGAGACGGTAAGGCCGATATCCTCTGGCGACATAATGCCACCGGAGAGGTCTATATTTGGCTGATAAATGGAATTTCTCTTTTTGCCGGGAACTCACCAGGAGCAGTAGGTGACACTAATTGGACTATTAGTGCACCATAA
- a CDS encoding nucleotidyltransferase domain-containing protein: MKYGLKESTIQRINAVFARHPQIQKAVLYGSRAKGSFKNGSDIDLTLQGREILTPGVLSKILHELDELLLPYTIDLSLYAQIQDPDVLDHIKHVGIIFYEKAGQNLETKEK; the protein is encoded by the coding sequence ATGAAATACGGCCTGAAAGAATCCACCATCCAAAGAATCAATGCTGTTTTTGCACGCCACCCCCAGATACAGAAAGCGGTTTTATACGGATCACGGGCCAAAGGGTCCTTTAAAAACGGATCCGACATTGACCTGACTCTCCAGGGAAGGGAAATCTTGACCCCAGGGGTACTGTCCAAAATCTTACATGAACTGGACGAACTGCTCCTGCCCTATACCATTGACCTGTCCCTATATGCACAAATTCAAGATCCTGATGTGCTTGATCATATTAAACATGTTGGGATTATTTTTTATGAAAAAGCGGGACAAAATTTAGAAACAAAAGAGAAGTGA
- a CDS encoding nucleotidyltransferase substrate binding protein, whose product MTDQDIRWIQRLNHFNKAFSQLREAFELARQRPLSKLEEQGLIQAFEYTHELAWKTLKDFLESRGVGTLYGSRDTIREAFKTGLIENGDAWMDMINSRNLSSHTYDEITAATIVSAILKDYGPEFEAFHIKMEQMKQESA is encoded by the coding sequence TTGACTGACCAAGACATCCGCTGGATTCAGAGACTTAATCATTTCAATAAGGCCTTTTCGCAACTCAGAGAGGCATTTGAACTGGCACGGCAACGTCCTCTTTCAAAACTCGAAGAGCAAGGTCTGATACAAGCTTTTGAATATACCCATGAATTAGCCTGGAAAACCCTGAAGGATTTTCTCGAAAGTCGTGGTGTCGGGACGTTGTATGGGTCCAGGGATACGATACGTGAAGCCTTTAAAACAGGATTGATTGAAAACGGTGATGCCTGGATGGACATGATCAACAGCCGAAATCTGTCTTCTCACACCTATGATGAAATTACGGCCGCAACCATCGTTTCGGCCATTCTGAAAGATTATGGTCCGGAATTCGAAGCATTTCACATTAAAATGGAACAAATGAAGCAAGAATCCGCATGA
- a CDS encoding 4Fe-4S binding protein has translation MRLKRKIIEIDPDLCDGCGQCVPSCAEGAIQVIDGKAQLMAEKYCDGLGACLGECPNDALKIIEREAEDFDETAVEEHLKKAEETELPTPDALPCGCPSTRLQTLAQPDTCQQANVPRFQEGQTSALGHWPVQIKLVPPTAPFLKGADLLVVADCTPLAYPNFHRDFLKDKVVMMGCPKFDDVQEYIQKFTDIFKTAGIKSITTAVMEVPCCAGLPFIVKKALKASGKDIPVEEWVITVRGEARR, from the coding sequence ATGAGACTGAAACGAAAGATCATTGAAATTGACCCTGACCTGTGTGACGGCTGTGGTCAATGCGTGCCTTCCTGCGCCGAGGGGGCCATCCAGGTCATCGACGGCAAGGCCCAATTGATGGCCGAAAAATATTGCGATGGTCTCGGGGCCTGTCTGGGAGAATGCCCTAATGATGCCCTCAAAATCATAGAACGGGAGGCCGAAGATTTTGACGAGACGGCCGTCGAAGAACATTTAAAGAAGGCCGAAGAAACGGAATTGCCGACCCCGGACGCTCTTCCTTGTGGCTGTCCTTCCACCCGATTGCAAACCCTGGCCCAACCCGACACCTGTCAGCAGGCCAATGTGCCCCGCTTTCAGGAAGGTCAGACTTCGGCCCTCGGCCATTGGCCGGTCCAGATCAAACTGGTGCCCCCCACGGCCCCGTTCCTCAAAGGGGCCGATTTATTGGTGGTGGCCGACTGCACCCCCCTGGCCTATCCCAACTTCCACCGGGATTTTCTGAAAGACAAAGTGGTCATGATGGGCTGTCCCAAATTTGATGACGTCCAGGAGTATATCCAGAAATTCACCGATATCTTTAAAACCGCCGGTATCAAAAGCATCACCACCGCCGTCATGGAAGTCCCCTGTTGTGCCGGCTTGCCCTTTATCGTCAAAAAGGCCCTGAAAGCCTCCGGGAAAGACATTCCAGTGGAGGAATGGGTGATCACCGTTCGGGGGGAGGCGAGGCGATAA
- a CDS encoding RHS repeat-associated core domain-containing protein, translated as MDLVLEYDLMQRGRRNQKTTGASSAIFERTFDSAGRTLSLKYLAGSPSEKIYGYEYDVAGNLLYVKDSATGGHLADYSGFTALGQPTLAVYPKSGNISIKRTYTYDPVTNRLTSALTQKWEGGTLVDTYKKLEYQYDPNGNPLQIHDNPNGTAPANLVYNYDAIGNITFKTDLGSYTYNYGDKPHAARSAGNISLQYDLNGNMTQRAVSGGDTLAVSYNYDNKPDIIQKNGNNFIGFTYDGNGNRVKKHNYVTSQDVIYFGGLYEERNGVGIIHVYAGGERVASIRADGNSQYYYDNHLGSATIVTDQTGARKERLEYYPFGTYSETRDDDPNFPNVSYTFTDQEEDQELGLYNFRARLYDSVLGKFVSPDSIVPDPSDPQSLNRYSYVANKPLAFIDPDGHLAWFVPVIIGAVIGAASAGARSNWNFGAMITGAAIGAIAGLAGYGAGLSVYGAAGGQGATAMMASVTVGGAAGGATGGGLSALVNGGDIAKGMASGLFFGAVAGGVTGGLVSAGVPGALAATGGGFISGYAECGPECAGESALYSFGGGALSSAFTISGSNGDQVKIPEQGSPEWNTLTQGKSDVYVLSPARSSLADIFWHLVALLGDGNSHTWHTQDVEKLPEAGRFATLVQKNVPWSGESYLHNYNIFTNNCTTRLGQDVWNPSQYNAYHNYSGPRSYWWWR; from the coding sequence TTGGACCTGGTGCTGGAATACGACCTGATGCAAAGGGGCAGGAGGAATCAGAAGACGACAGGAGCCAGTTCGGCAATCTTCGAGAGGACCTTTGACAGTGCCGGGAGGACGTTGAGCCTCAAATATTTGGCCGGGAGTCCTTCGGAGAAGATCTATGGCTATGAATACGACGTGGCCGGAAATTTGCTCTATGTGAAGGATAGTGCCACTGGAGGCCATCTGGCGGATTATTCAGGTTTTACGGCCCTGGGGCAACCGACCCTGGCCGTCTATCCCAAGTCTGGAAATATCTCCATTAAAAGGACTTACACCTATGATCCGGTAACAAACCGGCTGACCTCAGCCCTTACCCAGAAATGGGAGGGAGGGACCTTGGTCGATACCTACAAAAAACTCGAATACCAGTACGACCCCAATGGAAATCCTCTCCAGATCCATGACAATCCGAACGGCACCGCTCCGGCCAATCTGGTCTATAACTACGATGCCATTGGCAATATCACCTTTAAAACGGATCTGGGAAGTTACACCTACAACTACGGGGATAAACCCCATGCGGCCCGATCGGCCGGAAATATCAGTCTTCAGTACGATTTAAATGGCAATATGACCCAGAGGGCCGTATCCGGTGGGGATACTCTGGCAGTCAGCTACAATTATGACAACAAACCCGATATCATCCAGAAGAACGGAAACAATTTTATTGGGTTCACTTATGACGGTAACGGGAACCGGGTAAAGAAGCATAACTATGTCACCAGTCAGGACGTGATTTACTTCGGGGGCCTTTATGAAGAGCGAAACGGGGTGGGGATTATCCACGTCTATGCCGGTGGCGAGCGGGTGGCTTCTATCCGGGCAGACGGGAATTCCCAATATTACTACGACAATCATCTCGGTTCGGCCACCATCGTCACCGACCAGACGGGGGCGCGCAAGGAGCGCCTGGAATACTATCCCTTCGGGACCTATTCCGAGACCCGGGACGATGATCCGAACTTTCCCAATGTCTCTTATACCTTCACGGATCAGGAAGAAGATCAGGAACTGGGGTTATACAATTTCAGGGCCAGGTTATACGATTCTGTTTTGGGGAAGTTTGTCTCCCCCGACAGTATCGTTCCGGACCCGAGTGATCCTCAATCCTTGAACCGGTATAGCTATGTGGCCAATAAGCCGTTGGCATTTATAGACCCCGATGGACATCTTGCCTGGTTCGTTCCCGTCATCATTGGCGCGGTAATAGGCGCTGCCAGCGCCGGAGCTCGGAGCAATTGGAATTTCGGGGCGATGATCACAGGAGCGGCAATCGGAGCCATCGCCGGTTTGGCTGGTTATGGAGCCGGACTTTCAGTCTATGGGGCTGCCGGCGGACAGGGAGCCACTGCGATGATGGCAAGTGTAACCGTAGGTGGTGCTGCGGGAGGAGCAACAGGGGGTGGATTGTCAGCTCTTGTAAATGGCGGTGATATTGCGAAAGGCATGGCTTCGGGGCTCTTTTTTGGCGCTGTTGCCGGTGGTGTAACCGGTGGCTTGGTTTCGGCCGGTGTTCCGGGTGCCCTTGCAGCAACTGGAGGCGGCTTTATTTCCGGATATGCAGAGTGCGGACCTGAGTGTGCCGGTGAAAGCGCTTTATATTCCTTCGGAGGAGGTGCTTTGAGCTCTGCATTTACTATAAGCGGTTCCAATGGTGATCAGGTTAAAATTCCTGAGCAGGGTTCGCCTGAATGGAATACTCTGACTCAGGGAAAGAGTGACGTATATGTCTTATCTCCAGCTCGTTCATCGCTTGCTGATATTTTTTGGCATTTGGTGGCATTATTGGGAGATGGAAATTCTCATACGTGGCATACCCAAGATGTTGAAAAATTACCCGAAGCAGGTCGCTTTGCCACGCTTGTTCAAAAGAATGTACCTTGGTCTGGAGAATCATATCTTCATAATTACAATATTTTCACTAACAACTGCACAACAAGACTCGGTCAGGACGTTTGGAATCCTTCACAATATAACGCCTATCATAATTATTCAGGACCCCGATCTTATTGGTGGTGGAGGTAA